In one window of Mesoplodon densirostris isolate mMesDen1 chromosome 4, mMesDen1 primary haplotype, whole genome shotgun sequence DNA:
- the C4H15orf48 gene encoding normal mucosa of esophagus-specific gene 1 protein, whose amino-acid sequence MSFFQFLMKKKELIPLVLFTTVAATGALSFALYSLRKTDVIIDRKRNPEPWETVDPTAPRKLITINQEWKPIEELQKVRKATR is encoded by the exons ATGAGCTTTTTCCAATTCCTgatgaaaaagaaggaa CTTATTCCTTTGGTGCTTTTCACGACCGTGGCAGCGACTGGAGCTTTGTCTTTTGCTCTGTATTCCCTTCGAAAAACCGATGTGAT cattgATCGAAAAAGAAATCCAGAACCTTGGGAAACTGTGGATCCTACTGCACCTAGAAAG cttataacAATCAACCAAGAATGGAAGCCTATTGAAGAGTTGCAGAAGGTCCGAAAGGCAACCAGGTGA